The following coding sequences lie in one Streptomyces sp. NBC_00510 genomic window:
- the hpnC gene encoding squalene synthase HpnC → MTGLKPEARAGTAPDPHSRAVLDKAARENFPVAPFFVPRSWRADLMAVYGFARLVDDIGDGDLADGGRTDAVRLGLPAEAAEDRLAMLDAFEADLRRVFDVGPDDVRHPLLRALQPTVRRHGLTPAPFLGLVEANRQDQVVRRYATYEDLLAYCELSANPVGRLVLGITGTATPERIRRSDAICTALQIIEHLQDVAEDLGRDRIYLPAEDMKRFGVTETDLTAANAGAQVRALVAYEAERARDLLNEGTPLVGSVHGRLRLLLAGFAGGGRAALRAIADAGYDVLPGPPKAGTFSLLREVGSTLRREG, encoded by the coding sequence GTGACCGGTCTCAAGCCCGAAGCGCGGGCTGGCACGGCGCCGGATCCCCATTCACGTGCCGTCCTCGACAAGGCGGCCCGCGAGAACTTCCCCGTCGCACCCTTCTTCGTCCCCCGTTCCTGGCGTGCCGACCTGATGGCCGTCTACGGCTTCGCCCGGCTCGTCGACGACATCGGCGACGGGGACCTGGCCGACGGCGGCCGCACGGACGCGGTACGGCTGGGGCTGCCCGCGGAGGCGGCCGAGGACCGCCTCGCCATGCTCGATGCCTTCGAGGCGGACCTGCGCCGGGTCTTCGACGTCGGCCCCGACGACGTCCGCCACCCGCTGCTCCGCGCCCTGCAGCCCACCGTCCGGCGCCACGGCCTCACGCCCGCGCCCTTCCTCGGCCTCGTCGAGGCCAACCGCCAGGACCAGGTCGTCCGCCGCTACGCCACCTACGAGGACCTCCTCGCCTACTGCGAACTGTCGGCGAACCCGGTCGGCCGGCTCGTGCTCGGCATCACCGGCACCGCCACACCCGAGCGGATCCGCCGCTCGGACGCGATCTGCACCGCACTGCAGATCATCGAGCACCTCCAGGACGTGGCCGAGGACCTCGGCCGCGACCGCATCTACCTGCCCGCCGAGGACATGAAGCGCTTCGGCGTCACCGAAACCGATCTCACCGCCGCGAACGCAGGCGCACAGGTGCGCGCACTGGTTGCGTACGAAGCGGAACGCGCCCGAGACCTCCTGAATGAAGGCACCCCCTTGGTGGGTAGCGTCCACGGCAGGCTCAGGCTGTTGCTCGCCGGGTTCGCCGGAGGAGGCCGCGCCGCCCTGCGGGCGATCGCGGACGCGGGGTACGACGTGCTGCCGGGTCCGCCCAAGGCGGGCACGTTCAGCCTGCTGCGCGAGGTGGGGTCGACATTGCGAAGAGAGGGGTGA
- a CDS encoding phosphocholine cytidylyltransferase family protein, with amino-acid sequence MIGLVLAAGAGRRLRPYTDTLPKALVPVDPAGEGTTTVLDLTLGNFAEVGLTEAAIVVGYRKEAVYERQAELEAKYGLKLHLVENDKAEEWNNAYSLWCARDVIKEGVILANGDTVHPVSVEKTLLAARGNGQRIVLALDTVKQLADEEMKVITAEGKGVQRITKLMDPASATGEYIGVTLIEGEAAADLADALKATYERDPQLYYEDGYQELVNRGFQVDVAPIGEVSWVEIDNHDDLNRAREIACRY; translated from the coding sequence ATGATCGGCCTCGTGCTGGCGGCCGGCGCCGGACGGCGACTGCGCCCCTACACCGACACCCTGCCGAAGGCCCTGGTGCCCGTGGACCCGGCGGGTGAGGGGACCACGACCGTGCTGGACCTCACGCTGGGCAACTTCGCCGAGGTCGGCCTGACCGAGGCCGCCATCGTCGTGGGCTACCGCAAGGAGGCCGTCTACGAGCGGCAGGCCGAGCTGGAGGCCAAGTACGGCCTGAAGCTCCACCTCGTCGAGAACGACAAGGCCGAGGAGTGGAACAACGCCTACTCCCTGTGGTGCGCCCGTGACGTCATCAAGGAAGGCGTCATCCTCGCCAACGGCGACACCGTGCACCCGGTCTCCGTCGAGAAGACGCTGCTCGCCGCCCGTGGCAACGGGCAGCGCATCGTCCTCGCCCTCGACACGGTGAAGCAGCTCGCCGACGAGGAGATGAAGGTCATCACGGCCGAGGGCAAGGGCGTCCAGCGGATCACCAAGTTGATGGACCCGGCGTCCGCCACCGGTGAGTACATCGGCGTCACCCTCATCGAGGGCGAGGCCGCCGCCGACCTCGCCGACGCGCTGAAGGCCACCTACGAGCGCGACCCGCAGCTGTACTACGAGGACGGCTACCAGGAGCTGGTCAACCGCGGCTTCCAGGTCGACGTCGCCCCCATCGGCGAGGTCTCCTGGGTCGAGATCGACAACCACGACGACCTGAACCGTGCCCGGGAGATCGCGTGCCGGTACTGA
- a CDS encoding glycosyltransferase, with protein sequence MGNRPEELRDLLDSVAKQRGPAIEVAVVGNGSPLPELPAGVRAVELPENLGIPGGRNVGIEAFGPGGGEVDVLLFLDDDGLLPNEDTAELVREAFAADPRLGIVSFRIADPESGTTQRRHVPRLRASDPLRSSRVTTFLGGANAVRTEVFQEVGGLPDEFFYAHEETDLAWRALDAGWMIDYRADMVLFHPLTAPSRHAVYHRMVARNRVWLARRNLPWALVPVYLGVWMLLTLLRRPSGPALRAWFGGFKEGWTTPSGPRRPMRWRTVWRLARLGRPPII encoded by the coding sequence ATGGGCAACCGCCCCGAGGAACTGCGCGACCTGCTGGACTCGGTCGCCAAGCAGCGCGGCCCGGCGATCGAGGTCGCCGTGGTCGGCAACGGTTCACCGCTGCCCGAGCTGCCCGCCGGGGTGCGGGCCGTCGAGCTGCCCGAGAACCTGGGCATCCCCGGCGGCCGCAACGTCGGCATCGAGGCCTTCGGCCCCGGTGGCGGCGAGGTGGACGTCCTGCTCTTCCTGGACGACGACGGACTGCTGCCGAACGAGGACACCGCGGAGCTGGTCCGTGAGGCCTTCGCCGCGGACCCGAGGCTCGGCATCGTCAGCTTCCGGATCGCCGACCCGGAGTCCGGGACCACCCAGCGCCGCCACGTCCCCCGGCTGCGGGCCTCCGACCCCCTGCGCTCCTCGCGCGTCACCACCTTCCTCGGCGGCGCCAACGCGGTGCGCACGGAGGTCTTCCAGGAGGTCGGCGGCCTGCCCGACGAGTTCTTCTACGCCCACGAGGAGACCGACCTCGCCTGGCGGGCCCTTGACGCGGGCTGGATGATCGACTACCGCGCGGACATGGTGCTGTTCCACCCGCTGACCGCTCCGAGCCGGCACGCGGTCTACCACCGGATGGTGGCCCGCAACCGCGTGTGGCTGGCCCGCCGCAACCTGCCGTGGGCCCTGGTCCCCGTCTACCTCGGCGTGTGGATGCTGCTGACACTGCTGCGCAGACCCTCGGGCCCCGCGCTGAGAGCGTGGTTCGGCGGTTTCAAGGAGGGCTGGACGACCCCGAGCGGCCCGCGCCGGCCCATGCGGTGGCGGACCGTGTGGCGCCTCGCCCGACTGGGCCGGCCCCCCATCATCTGA
- a CDS encoding ABC transporter ATP-binding protein, translating into MAEHNETAEGGERVPTVIVDDLHIVYRVHGAGSSKASAVGALSRLVTRKGDPNVRKVHAVRGVSFTAYRGEAIGLIGSNGSGKSTMLRAIAGLLPAESGKVYTEGQPSLLGVNAALMNDLTGERNVILGGLAMGMSQDEVRQRYDSIVEFSGINEKGDFISLPMRTYSSGMAARLRFSIAAAKSHDVLMIDEALATGDRSFQKRSEARIRELRKEAGTVFLVSHNNKSIRDTCDRVLWLEKGELRMDGPTDVVLKAYEEFTAK; encoded by the coding sequence GTGGCTGAGCACAACGAGACCGCCGAGGGCGGCGAGCGCGTCCCCACCGTGATCGTGGACGACCTGCACATCGTGTACCGGGTGCACGGCGCCGGCAGCAGCAAGGCCAGTGCCGTCGGCGCCCTGTCCCGTCTGGTCACCCGCAAGGGAGACCCGAACGTCCGCAAGGTGCACGCCGTGCGCGGCGTCAGCTTCACCGCCTACCGGGGCGAGGCGATCGGGCTGATCGGCTCCAACGGCTCGGGCAAGTCCACCATGCTGCGCGCCATCGCCGGCCTGCTGCCCGCGGAGAGCGGCAAGGTGTACACCGAGGGCCAGCCCTCGCTGCTCGGCGTGAACGCCGCCCTGATGAACGACCTGACCGGCGAGCGCAACGTCATCCTCGGCGGCCTCGCGATGGGGATGTCGCAGGACGAGGTGCGGCAGCGCTACGACTCGATCGTCGAGTTCTCCGGCATCAACGAGAAGGGCGACTTCATCTCCCTTCCGATGCGCACCTACTCCTCCGGCATGGCGGCCCGGCTGCGCTTCTCGATCGCCGCGGCCAAGAGCCACGACGTCCTGATGATCGACGAGGCGCTCGCCACCGGTGACCGCTCGTTCCAGAAGCGCTCCGAGGCGCGGATCCGCGAGCTGCGCAAGGAGGCCGGCACGGTCTTCCTGGTCAGCCACAACAACAAGTCGATCCGCGACACCTGCGACCGCGTGCTGTGGCTGGAGAAGGGCGAGCTGCGCATGGACGGCCCCACGGACGTCGTGCTGAAGGCGTACGAGGAGTTCACCGCGAAGTGA
- a CDS encoding CDP-alcohol phosphatidyltransferase family protein, which produces MSTAILTGTPVAMSPIEGDLRNLGFEVVTAEDAASLAASLRAAPAADRVAVVDPCFVGHLHALRLGLIDPRFDASAVPGAVSVRPAARPALARALAETGDKVAGEGETLADRLAGRMEKDGVRVHRPELGVLIATVPADAAGRVSAEAAVAAVDDEAVRLRSAVKSRDGFFTTFFISPYSRHIARWCARRGLTPNQVTTASLLVALVAAGCAATGTRPGFVAAGVLLLTSFVLDCADGQLARYSLQYSTLGAWLDATFDRAKEYAYYAGLAVGAARGGDDVWALALGAILLQTCRHLVDFAFAESAQDAATGTGAAALSRKLDRVGWTVWLRRMIVLPIGERWALIAVLTAATTPRITFTVLLVASGLAACYTTAGRVLRSVRGAAPCGDAAARALADLADTGPLGEGLARLFRGRGIPAAALLGAAVMIATSLLAPVGSPWPPVAAGCYAVTSALAVSRPLKGALDWIVPPVFRAAEYGTILVLAAVSDVNGALPAAFGLVAAVAYHHYDTVYRIRGGTGAPPRGLVRATGGHEGRALLVTAAAAALAHNVGFTVALTVLAVALAVVVLTESIGFWVSSQAPAVHDETGGPA; this is translated from the coding sequence CTGTCGACCGCCATCCTCACCGGTACGCCGGTCGCGATGTCGCCGATCGAGGGCGACCTGCGGAACCTCGGCTTCGAGGTCGTCACCGCGGAGGACGCCGCCTCGCTCGCGGCGAGCCTGCGCGCCGCCCCGGCGGCCGACCGCGTCGCCGTGGTCGACCCGTGCTTCGTCGGGCACCTGCACGCGCTGCGCCTGGGGCTGATCGATCCGCGTTTCGACGCCTCCGCCGTGCCGGGCGCCGTCTCGGTGCGGCCCGCCGCCCGCCCGGCCCTGGCACGAGCCCTCGCGGAGACCGGGGACAAGGTCGCGGGCGAGGGGGAGACCCTCGCCGACCGGCTCGCCGGGCGCATGGAGAAGGACGGCGTCCGCGTGCACCGTCCTGAGCTCGGCGTACTGATCGCGACCGTACCGGCCGACGCCGCGGGGCGCGTGAGCGCCGAGGCGGCCGTCGCCGCCGTGGACGACGAGGCGGTGCGGCTGCGCAGCGCCGTCAAGTCCCGTGACGGCTTCTTCACCACGTTCTTCATCAGCCCCTACTCCCGCCACATCGCGCGCTGGTGCGCCCGCCGCGGGCTCACCCCGAACCAGGTGACCACCGCCTCGCTGCTGGTGGCCCTGGTCGCGGCCGGCTGCGCGGCCACCGGCACCCGGCCGGGTTTCGTCGCCGCGGGCGTGCTGCTGCTGACGTCCTTCGTCCTGGACTGCGCCGACGGCCAGCTGGCCCGCTACTCGCTGCAGTACTCCACGCTCGGCGCCTGGCTGGACGCGACCTTTGACCGCGCCAAGGAGTACGCGTACTACGCGGGCCTGGCGGTCGGCGCGGCCCGCGGCGGTGACGACGTGTGGGCGCTGGCGCTCGGCGCCATATTGCTGCAGACCTGCCGCCACCTCGTGGACTTCGCCTTCGCCGAGTCCGCTCAGGACGCCGCGACCGGCACCGGCGCGGCGGCGCTGTCCCGGAAGCTCGACCGCGTCGGCTGGACGGTGTGGCTGCGCCGCATGATCGTGCTGCCCATCGGCGAACGCTGGGCGCTGATCGCGGTGCTCACCGCGGCGACCACGCCGCGCATCACCTTCACCGTGCTCCTCGTCGCCTCCGGACTGGCCGCCTGCTACACGACGGCGGGCCGCGTGCTGCGCTCGGTGCGCGGCGCGGCACCCTGCGGCGACGCCGCGGCCCGGGCGCTGGCCGACCTCGCCGACACCGGCCCGCTCGGTGAGGGCCTCGCGCGTCTCTTCCGGGGCCGCGGCATCCCCGCGGCCGCCCTGCTGGGCGCGGCAGTGATGATCGCCACGTCGCTGCTCGCCCCGGTCGGCAGCCCGTGGCCGCCGGTCGCCGCCGGCTGCTACGCCGTGACGTCGGCCCTCGCGGTCTCCCGGCCGCTCAAGGGAGCCCTCGACTGGATCGTGCCGCCGGTCTTCCGCGCGGCCGAATACGGAACCATCCTGGTGCTCGCGGCGGTCTCCGATGTGAACGGAGCATTGCCCGCGGCTTTCGGGCTGGTGGCCGCGGTCGCCTACCATCACTACGACACGGTCTACCGCATCCGCGGCGGGACCGGTGCGCCCCCGCGGGGCCTGGTCCGCGCGACCGGCGGTCACGAAGGCCGGGCACTGCTGGTCACGGCGGCGGCCGCGGCCCTCGCTCACAACGTGGGTTTCACGGTCGCGCTGACGGTCCTCGCCGTCGCGCTGGCGGTGGTGGTGCTCACCGAGAGCATCGGCTTCTGGGTGTCATCACAAGCACCCGCTGTACACGACGAAACTGGAGGACCTGCATGA
- a CDS encoding ABC transporter permease, with protein sequence MSETTHGGVVAVGPVPPAGGGLTPSQLAAKYGLSVSGARPGLAEYVRQLWSRRHFISAFARARVSAQYTQARLGQLWQVLTPLLNAAVYYFIFGLLLGTDRGVDNFIAFLVTGVFIFTFTQSSVLAGVRAVSGNLGLIRALHFPRASLPIAFTLVQLQQLLMSMFVLLAIVLMTGEVPGPSWVLVVPALVLQCVFNAGLALVMARLGSKMTDLAQLMPFILRTWMYASGVMYSISHFAAGAPTAVKIALDVNPAAVYIDLMRFALIDSFTSAQLPPHVWALALGWAVVMGIGGFVYFWKAEERYGRG encoded by the coding sequence GTGAGCGAGACAACGCACGGCGGTGTGGTCGCCGTGGGCCCGGTGCCCCCGGCGGGCGGCGGCCTCACGCCGTCCCAGCTGGCGGCCAAGTACGGCCTGTCCGTCAGCGGCGCCCGGCCGGGTCTCGCCGAGTACGTACGGCAGCTGTGGAGCCGCCGTCACTTCATCTCGGCGTTCGCCCGGGCCCGCGTGTCGGCCCAGTACACCCAGGCCCGGCTGGGCCAGCTGTGGCAGGTGCTGACGCCGCTGCTCAACGCGGCCGTCTACTACTTCATCTTCGGCCTGCTGCTGGGCACCGACCGCGGTGTCGACAACTTCATCGCCTTCCTGGTCACCGGCGTCTTCATCTTCACCTTCACCCAGTCCTCGGTGCTGGCGGGGGTGCGCGCCGTCTCGGGCAACCTCGGGCTGATCCGCGCGCTGCACTTCCCGCGGGCGAGCCTGCCGATCGCCTTCACCCTGGTACAGCTGCAGCAGCTGCTGATGTCGATGTTCGTGCTGCTGGCGATCGTGCTGATGACCGGCGAGGTGCCCGGGCCGTCGTGGGTCCTCGTCGTGCCCGCGCTCGTCCTGCAGTGCGTCTTCAACGCGGGCCTGGCGCTGGTGATGGCGCGGCTCGGCAGCAAGATGACCGACCTCGCGCAGTTGATGCCGTTCATCCTGCGGACCTGGATGTACGCCTCCGGTGTCATGTACAGCATCAGCCACTTCGCGGCGGGCGCGCCGACCGCGGTCAAGATCGCCCTGGACGTCAACCCGGCGGCCGTCTACATCGACCTCATGCGCTTCGCGCTGATCGACAGCTTCACCTCCGCGCAGCTGCCGCCGCACGTGTGGGCGCTGGCGCTGGGCTGGGCCGTGGTCATGGGAATCGGGGGCTTCGTCTACTTCTGGAAGGCCGAGGAGAGGTACGGCCGTGGCTGA
- a CDS encoding iron-containing alcohol dehydrogenase family protein, whose translation MPVLTRLIPSPVVVDIRAGALDDLATVLADQRISSSGRLAIAISSGSGAVLRERLAPALPGADWYAVEGGSIDGAVKLADAMRGNRYDAVVGLGGGKIIDAAKYAAARVGLPLVAVATNLSHDGICSPVSTLDNDNGRGSYGVPTPIGLVIDLDVIREAPVRYVRSGIGDALSNISAIADWELSHRETGEPIDGLAAAMARAAGESVLRHPGGTGEDEFLTVLSEALVLTGIAMSISGDSRPASGACHEISHAIDLLYPKRAAAHGEQVGIGAAFAMFLRGAKDEAGLFAEVLHRHGLPTTPGEIGFTEAEFVTAVEYAPQTRPGRYTILEHLELSTDQIRDAYADYAKTIGS comes from the coding sequence GTGCCGGTACTGACGAGGCTCATCCCCTCGCCGGTCGTCGTCGACATCCGTGCCGGGGCCCTGGACGACCTGGCGACCGTACTCGCCGACCAGCGCATCTCCAGTTCCGGCAGGCTGGCCATCGCCATAAGCAGCGGTTCGGGGGCCGTCCTGCGGGAGCGGCTCGCCCCGGCACTGCCGGGCGCCGACTGGTACGCGGTCGAAGGCGGTTCCATCGACGGCGCGGTGAAGCTCGCCGACGCCATGCGCGGCAACCGCTACGACGCGGTGGTCGGGCTCGGCGGCGGCAAGATCATCGACGCCGCCAAGTACGCCGCCGCACGCGTCGGCCTGCCGCTGGTGGCGGTGGCGACCAACCTCTCGCACGACGGCATCTGCTCGCCGGTGTCCACCCTGGACAACGACAACGGCCGCGGTTCCTACGGCGTGCCGACCCCGATCGGGCTCGTCATCGACCTGGACGTGATCCGCGAGGCCCCGGTCCGCTACGTGCGCTCCGGCATCGGCGACGCCCTGTCCAACATCTCGGCGATCGCGGACTGGGAGCTGTCCCACCGCGAGACCGGTGAGCCGATCGACGGGCTGGCCGCCGCCATGGCGCGGGCCGCCGGCGAGTCGGTGCTGCGGCACCCCGGCGGCACGGGTGAGGACGAGTTCCTGACCGTGCTGTCCGAGGCGCTGGTGCTCACCGGCATCGCGATGTCGATCAGCGGCGACAGCCGTCCCGCCTCCGGGGCGTGCCACGAGATCAGCCACGCGATCGACCTGCTGTACCCCAAGCGGGCCGCCGCCCACGGCGAGCAGGTCGGCATCGGTGCCGCCTTCGCGATGTTCCTGCGCGGCGCCAAGGACGAGGCCGGCCTCTTCGCGGAGGTGCTGCACCGCCACGGGCTGCCCACCACGCCGGGTGAAATCGGTTTCACCGAGGCCGAGTTCGTCACGGCCGTCGAATACGCTCCGCAGACCCGCCCCGGGCGTTACACGATCCTGGAGCACCTGGAGCTCTCCACCGACCAGATCAGGGACGCATACGCCGACTATGCCAAAACCATCGGTAGCTGA
- a CDS encoding CDP-alcohol phosphatidyltransferase family protein, with amino-acid sequence MPKPSVAELRPVVHPSGLKDRRSGEHWAGRIYMREISLRWTRHLVNSRVTPNQLTYLMIVAGIAAGAALLVPGLPGAVAGALLIQLYLLLDCVDGEVARWRKQTSITGVYLDRVGHYLSEAALLVGFGLRAADLFHRDGATTQWGWAFLGTLAALGAILIKAETDLVDVARSRSGLSAVQDEASVPRSSGLALARKAAAALKFHRLVGGVEASLLILAAGVADFVHGDLLFTRIAVCLLAAIAVLQTLLHLVSILASSRLR; translated from the coding sequence ATGCCAAAACCATCGGTAGCTGAGCTGCGGCCGGTCGTTCACCCCTCGGGGCTGAAGGACCGGCGCAGCGGTGAGCACTGGGCCGGGCGCATCTACATGCGGGAGATCTCGCTGCGCTGGACCCGGCACCTCGTCAACAGCCGGGTGACCCCCAACCAGCTCACGTACCTCATGATCGTCGCGGGCATCGCGGCCGGCGCGGCGCTGCTCGTGCCCGGCCTGCCCGGCGCCGTCGCCGGCGCGCTGCTGATCCAGCTGTACCTGCTGCTGGACTGCGTCGACGGCGAGGTCGCGCGCTGGCGCAAGCAGACCTCGATCACCGGCGTCTACCTCGACCGGGTGGGGCACTACCTGTCCGAGGCGGCGCTGCTGGTCGGCTTCGGGCTGCGCGCGGCCGACCTCTTCCACCGCGACGGCGCCACCACCCAGTGGGGCTGGGCGTTCCTCGGGACGCTGGCCGCGCTCGGCGCGATCCTGATCAAGGCCGAGACGGACCTGGTGGACGTGGCCCGCTCCCGCAGCGGTCTGTCCGCCGTCCAGGACGAGGCCTCCGTGCCCCGGTCCTCCGGACTGGCGCTGGCCCGCAAGGCCGCGGCCGCGCTGAAGTTCCACCGGCTGGTGGGCGGTGTCGAGGCCTCGCTGCTGATCCTGGCCGCCGGTGTCGCGGACTTCGTCCACGGCGACCTGCTCTTCACCCGCATCGCCGTCTGCCTCCTGGCCGCCATCGCCGTGCTGCAGACGCTGCTGCACCTGGTGTCGATCCTCGCGTCGAGCAGGCTGAGGTGA